One genomic window of Glycine max cultivar Williams 82 chromosome 16, Glycine_max_v4.0, whole genome shotgun sequence includes the following:
- the LOC100815119 gene encoding uncharacterized protein: protein MDNHSWYYPACAQCHRKTDIQTGPFTCGCDKDNDQPVLRYRVEVMVTQNNESGKFLLWDRECAKLIGQTADGVNRVKIEDGDLDLNAFPHALDKLLGHVLAFKVRIQSRLKNVVVLKYSKDLDLINVVLEMLPDSEACSKIDASNVDCNDATHAECLTMIPL, encoded by the exons ATGGATAACCATTCATGGTATTATCCAGCCTGTGCTCAATGTCATAGGAAAACTGACATCCAAACAGGACCATTCACATGTGGATGTGACAAGGATAATGATCAACCTGTTCTAAG GTATAGAGTTGAGGTCATGGTTACACAAAACAATGAGAGTGGCAAATTTTTGCTCTGGGACCGTGAATGTGCTAAATTGATTGGCCAAACAGCTGATGGTGTGAATAGGGTCAAGATTGAA GATGGTGATCTTGATTTGAATGCTTTCCCTCATGCACTCGACAAATTGTTGGGTCATGTGCTTGCTTTTAAGGTCAGGATTCAATCAAGATTAAAAAATGTAGTTGTACTTAAATACTCAAAAGACCTGGATTTGATCAATGTTGTTCTGGAGATGCTGCCTGATAGTGAG GCATGTTCCAAAATAGATGCTTCCAATGTTGATTGCAATGATGCTACGCATGCTGAATGT TTGACCATGATCCCGTTGTGA